A region from the Jaculus jaculus isolate mJacJac1 chromosome 18, mJacJac1.mat.Y.cur, whole genome shotgun sequence genome encodes:
- the C18H10orf105 gene encoding uncharacterized protein C10orf105 homolog, translating to MSTGGPSLASPAASSPPAFLTAPGSPGTRAEVAADPIPALVALACIFLLLASCLLFMMLCKPAALDPGRRRARECMPHHPTSPSEPRLRLWKRLGSLRHSLRSFHRGRPSAPRRPPARGWEDAGGDCDCTEATNM from the coding sequence ATGAGCACAGGGGGCCCCAGCCTTGCCAGCCCGGCAGCCAGCAGCCCTCCAGCCTTCCTCACAGCTCCGGGCAGCCCCGGCACTCGAGCCGAGGTGGCCGCCGACCCCATCCCCGCTCTCGTCGCCCTGGCCTGCATCTTCCTCCTGCTGGCCTCCTGTCTGCTCTTCATGATGCTCTGCAAGCCCGCTGCTCTGGACCCCGGGCGCCGCCGGGCCCGGGAATGCATGCCGCACCACCCCACGAGCCCCAGCGAGCCCAGGCTGCGGCTCTGGAAGCGCCTGGGCTCCCTGCGCCACTCCCTGCGCAGCTTCCACAGAGGCCGGCCCTCGGCCCCCCGACGGCCCCCCGcgcggggctgggaagatgcagGAGGCGACTGTGACTGCACAGAAGCCACCAACATGTGA